The Streptomyces sp. HUAS CB01 genome has a segment encoding these proteins:
- a CDS encoding MlaE family ABC transporter permease — MALIDRLVGRPLRSLEELGAQLSFYGRSLAWTGRTLRRYRKEVLRLLAEVSFGRGALAVVGGTVGVIAFLSFFTGTEVGLQGYAALNQLGTSNFVAFLSAYFNTREIAPLVAGLALSATVGAGFTAQLGAMRISEETDALEVMGVPSLPFLVTTRMVAGFVAVVPLYVIGLLSSYFAARTITTGYHGQSAGTYDHYFQQYLPPVDVLWSFGKVIVFAVVIILVHCYYGYHASGGPAGVGVAVGRAVRTSIVAINVLDFFLSLAIWGASTTVRIAG, encoded by the coding sequence GTGGCGCTGATCGACCGTCTCGTGGGGCGACCGCTGCGCTCCCTGGAGGAGCTGGGCGCCCAACTGTCCTTCTACGGACGCTCGCTGGCCTGGACCGGACGCACCCTGCGCCGCTACCGGAAGGAGGTCCTGCGGCTGCTCGCCGAGGTCAGCTTCGGCCGCGGCGCGCTCGCCGTCGTCGGCGGGACCGTGGGCGTGATCGCGTTCCTGTCCTTCTTCACCGGCACCGAGGTGGGCCTGCAGGGGTACGCCGCCCTCAACCAGCTCGGCACCTCCAACTTCGTCGCGTTCCTCTCCGCGTACTTCAACACCCGGGAGATCGCCCCGCTGGTGGCCGGCCTGGCGCTGTCGGCGACCGTCGGGGCCGGCTTCACCGCCCAGCTCGGCGCGATGCGGATCAGCGAGGAGACCGACGCCCTGGAGGTGATGGGCGTCCCGTCGCTGCCGTTCCTGGTGACGACCCGGATGGTCGCCGGGTTCGTCGCCGTCGTCCCGCTCTACGTGATCGGGCTGCTGTCCTCGTACTTCGCCGCCCGGACGATCACGACCGGCTACCACGGCCAGTCGGCCGGCACGTACGACCACTACTTCCAGCAGTACCTGCCGCCGGTCGACGTGCTGTGGTCGTTCGGCAAGGTGATCGTCTTCGCCGTCGTGATCATCCTGGTGCACTGCTACTACGGCTACCACGCGAGCGGCGGCCCGGCCGGCGTCGGCGTCGCGGTCGGCCGTGCCGTGCGCACCTCCATCGTCGCCATCAACGTCCTGGACTTCTTCCTCAGCCTGGCGATCTGGGGCGCCAGCACGACCGTACGGATTGCGGGGTAG